The [Bacillus] selenitireducens MLS10 genome includes a region encoding these proteins:
- a CDS encoding transposase encodes MRKKSNYSLQDKKTAIKQVLKEGESVISVSQKMGIHRDTLYRWIKRYKAGGATELIDKRITSDLAIEPSQSDIKEVQKEIEQLKKELIALKKSPVRSIE; translated from the coding sequence TTGAGAAAAAAATCCAATTATTCACTTCAGGATAAAAAAACTGCCATTAAACAAGTATTAAAAGAAGGAGAGTCCGTTATCAGTGTCTCTCAAAAGATGGGGATCCACAGAGATACCCTTTACCGCTGGATAAAGCGTTACAAAGCAGGCGGTGCAACAGAGCTGATCGACAAACGCATTACATCTGATCTTGCAATTGAACCTTCACAGAGCGATATTAAGGAAGTCCAAAAAGAGATTGAACAGCTGAAGAAAGAACTGATCGCCCTTAAGAAGTCCCCTGTGCGCAGTATAGAATAG